A section of the Rhizobium sp. BG4 genome encodes:
- a CDS encoding lytic transglycosylase domain-containing protein gives MRMTKFLVAAIAAVGAFHVVPAAANAAQCGNNGAGFDAWVQQFKQEAAAQGVSQSVLNRAFANVAYNRPTIAADRGQKSFKLSFDAFMQKRGGAAIISRGKGMKRSNQALFTSIERRYGVPAGPLIAIWGMETGFGSYMGTQHTMSAVSTLAYDCRRSDYFTDQLYAALQLVSEGYLSPQARGAAHGEIGQTQFLPRNVVRFGADGDGDGRVDMVGSRADALASTANFLKGHGWRAGAGYQPGEPNFVAIQGWNAATVYQQAIAYIGQQIDGQ, from the coding sequence ATGCGCATGACAAAGTTCTTGGTGGCGGCCATCGCGGCGGTGGGCGCTTTCCATGTAGTTCCGGCAGCGGCCAATGCTGCGCAATGCGGCAACAACGGCGCCGGCTTCGATGCCTGGGTGCAGCAGTTCAAGCAGGAAGCTGCAGCGCAGGGCGTCAGCCAGTCGGTTCTCAACCGCGCCTTCGCCAACGTCGCCTACAATCGCCCGACAATTGCCGCCGACCGCGGCCAGAAGAGCTTCAAGCTCTCCTTCGACGCCTTCATGCAGAAGCGCGGCGGCGCAGCAATCATCTCCCGCGGCAAGGGCATGAAGCGCTCCAACCAGGCGCTCTTCACCTCGATCGAGCGCCGTTACGGCGTCCCCGCCGGCCCGCTGATCGCAATCTGGGGCATGGAAACCGGCTTCGGCAGCTATATGGGCACGCAGCACACCATGTCTGCGGTCTCGACGCTGGCCTATGACTGCCGCCGCTCCGACTATTTCACCGACCAGCTCTACGCTGCCCTTCAGCTCGTCTCCGAAGGCTATCTGAGCCCGCAGGCGCGTGGCGCGGCGCACGGCGAAATCGGCCAGACGCAGTTCCTGCCGCGCAATGTCGTCCGCTTCGGCGCCGATGGCGATGGCGATGGCCGCGTCGACATGGTCGGCTCGCGCGCCGACGCTCTCGCATCGACCGCAAACTTCCTAAAGGGTCACGGCTGGCGCGCCGGCGCAGGCTACCAGCCGGGCGAGCCGAACTTCGTCGCCATCCAGGGTTGGAATGCAGCAACGGTCTACCAGCAGGCAATCGCCTATATCGGTCAGCAGATCGACGGCCAATAA
- the pdxY gene encoding pyridoxal kinase PdxY yields MPENTAAGTVIVISSHVVRGSVGNRAAVFALETLGHQVWALPTVVLPWHPGHGRSTRLTFAEADFDAAIDDLIRAPWVGEVKAVLSGYFGNAAQAKSVARLVSSLRQDNPDLLYVCDPVMGDLGGLYVPQATAEAIRDHLIPLASLATPNRYELAWMAGAPLDDNNAVMEAALSLGPSRMLVTSAVPMMSGGIGNLYLSGRHALLAEHRAIDNPPNGLGDLLAALFMSRLLSGMDDEKALQLATASVYEVLARAVKRGSDELTLASDASSLATPMAMVQMRRLMHPAQRRKQ; encoded by the coding sequence ATGCCAGAAAATACCGCTGCCGGAACGGTTATCGTCATCTCCAGTCACGTCGTTCGCGGTTCGGTCGGCAATCGCGCCGCCGTCTTCGCGCTGGAAACGCTCGGACATCAGGTCTGGGCGCTTCCGACGGTGGTTTTGCCCTGGCATCCCGGGCATGGCCGCTCGACACGGCTGACCTTTGCCGAAGCCGACTTCGATGCGGCGATCGATGACCTGATCCGCGCGCCCTGGGTGGGCGAGGTGAAGGCGGTGCTGTCAGGCTATTTCGGCAATGCGGCGCAGGCCAAGTCGGTGGCCCGGCTGGTGAGCTCGTTGCGGCAGGACAATCCGGATCTTCTTTATGTCTGCGACCCCGTCATGGGCGATCTCGGCGGGCTCTATGTGCCGCAGGCGACGGCCGAGGCGATCCGCGATCACCTGATCCCGCTTGCCTCGCTCGCCACACCCAACCGCTACGAGCTCGCCTGGATGGCCGGCGCGCCGCTCGATGACAACAATGCCGTCATGGAGGCGGCCCTGTCGCTTGGCCCGTCGCGCATGCTGGTCACCTCGGCTGTTCCGATGATGAGCGGCGGGATCGGCAATCTCTATCTTTCCGGACGCCACGCGCTGCTTGCCGAGCATAGGGCGATCGACAATCCGCCGAATGGGCTCGGAGATCTCCTGGCCGCTCTCTTCATGTCACGGTTGCTCTCGGGCATGGATGACGAGAAAGCGCTGCAGCTGGCGACGGCCAGCGTCTATGAAGTGCTTGCCCGTGCCGTCAAACGCGGAAGCGACGAATTGACGCTTGCGAGCGATGCTTCGAGCCTCGCCACGCCGATGGCCATGGTACAGATGCGCCGCCTCATGCATCCGGCGCAGCGGCGCAAGCAATAG
- a CDS encoding ABC transporter ATP-binding protein has translation MLALEINDLSVVFPGLSAPALEIGRLSLAAGSRVAITGASGSGKSTFVNIVTGLERAGSGSVRWNGEDICRLSEGRRDRFRATNIGLVMQDFHLFPGISAVENVLLPARLSGVADAALIARAHELLARTGLSRLGQKIETMSRGEMQRVAIARALLRKPGVIVADEPTASLDAETGHIIGDLLLDLAIAEGGTLIVISHDTRLSDRMDRRLLLRSGRIADDTLMDEAAA, from the coding sequence ATGCTGGCTCTCGAGATCAACGATCTGTCCGTGGTCTTTCCGGGCTTGAGCGCGCCTGCGCTTGAGATCGGACGGTTGTCTCTTGCGGCCGGAAGCCGGGTAGCGATTACCGGTGCCTCGGGCTCCGGCAAAAGCACCTTCGTCAATATCGTCACCGGGCTTGAGCGCGCCGGAAGCGGATCCGTCCGCTGGAATGGCGAGGATATCTGCCGCCTCTCCGAGGGCCGCCGCGACCGTTTCAGGGCAACGAATATTGGCCTCGTGATGCAGGACTTTCATCTTTTCCCGGGCATTTCGGCAGTCGAGAATGTTCTCCTGCCGGCGCGCCTGTCGGGCGTTGCCGATGCAGCGCTTATTGCCCGGGCTCACGAATTGCTGGCGCGCACCGGCCTGTCGCGCCTAGGTCAGAAAATCGAGACGATGTCGCGCGGCGAGATGCAGCGTGTGGCGATTGCGCGTGCCCTGCTGCGCAAGCCCGGCGTCATTGTGGCCGACGAGCCGACGGCGAGCCTCGATGCCGAAACCGGGCACATTATCGGCGATCTGCTGCTCGATCTTGCGATCGCCGAAGGCGGCACGCTGATCGTCATCTCGCATGATACGCGCCTTTCAGACCGGATGGATCGCCGCCTCCTGCTGCGCTCCGGACGGATCGCCGACGACACCCTGATGGACGAGGCTGCGGCATGA
- a CDS encoding carbonic anhydrase encodes MQRFPGSLLDGYRNFMSGRYADARDRYKTLAENGQSPTTLVIACCDSRAAPELIFDAGPGELFVIRNVANLVPPYEPDGHFHATSAALEFAVQALKVTDIVVMGHGRCGGIRAALDPSSEPLSPGDFIGRWMSLVKDAAEQIGSNDVMTQTERQTALERVSIRNSINNLRTFPEVKALEKEGKIALHGAWFDISTGELWVMDAETRDFIRPDV; translated from the coding sequence ATGCAGCGTTTTCCTGGATCACTTCTCGACGGTTATCGCAACTTCATGAGCGGGCGCTATGCCGATGCGCGCGACCGCTACAAGACGCTTGCGGAAAACGGGCAGAGCCCGACCACGCTTGTCATCGCCTGCTGCGACTCCCGCGCGGCTCCGGAGTTGATCTTCGATGCCGGCCCGGGCGAGCTCTTCGTCATCCGGAACGTCGCCAATCTCGTGCCGCCCTATGAGCCGGACGGGCATTTCCATGCGACTTCGGCTGCTCTCGAATTTGCCGTACAGGCGCTCAAGGTCACCGATATCGTCGTCATGGGCCATGGCCGTTGCGGCGGTATCCGCGCTGCACTCGATCCGAGCTCAGAACCGCTTTCGCCGGGCGATTTCATCGGCCGCTGGATGTCGCTCGTCAAGGATGCCGCCGAGCAGATCGGCAGCAACGACGTCATGACCCAGACCGAGCGCCAGACGGCGCTCGAGCGTGTCTCGATCCGCAACTCGATCAACAATCTCAGGACCTTCCCCGAGGTCAAGGCGCTGGAAAAAGAGGGCAAGATCGCCCTTCACGGCGCCTGGTTCGACATCTCGACCGGCGAATTGTGGGTCATGGACGCCGAAACGCGCGATTTCATCCGCCCCGACGTATAG
- a CDS encoding aspartate-semialdehyde dehydrogenase, with the protein MGFKVAIAGATGNVGREMLNILSERGFPADEVVALASARSQGTEVSYGDRTLKVSNLENYDFSDTDICLMSAGGDVSKKWSPKIGQQGCVVIDNSSAWRYDAEVPLIVPEVNPDAISLFTKKNIIANPNCSTAQLVVALKPLHDAAKIKRVVVSTYQSVSGAGKDGMDELFNQTRAVFVADPIENKKFTKRIAFNVIPHIDVFMEDGYTKEEWKVLAETKKMLDPKIKVTCTAVRVPVFIGHSESVNIEFENEITADQARDILRDAPGCQVIDKHENGGYITPYESAGEDATYISRIREDATVENGLNMWVVSDNLRKGAALNAIQIAELLVNRGLVKPRKQAA; encoded by the coding sequence ATGGGTTTCAAAGTAGCAATCGCGGGAGCAACCGGAAACGTCGGCCGGGAAATGCTCAACATTCTTTCCGAACGCGGCTTCCCCGCCGATGAAGTCGTGGCGCTCGCTTCCGCCCGCTCCCAGGGCACGGAAGTTTCCTACGGCGACCGCACGCTCAAGGTTTCCAACCTCGAAAACTACGATTTCTCCGACACCGACATCTGCCTGATGTCCGCCGGCGGCGACGTCTCGAAGAAGTGGTCGCCGAAGATTGGCCAGCAGGGCTGCGTCGTCATCGACAACTCCTCGGCCTGGCGCTACGACGCCGAAGTGCCGCTGATCGTGCCGGAAGTGAACCCCGACGCCATCTCGCTCTTCACCAAGAAGAACATCATTGCCAACCCGAATTGCTCGACCGCCCAGCTCGTCGTGGCCCTGAAGCCGCTGCATGACGCTGCCAAGATCAAGCGCGTGGTCGTCTCGACCTACCAGTCGGTTTCCGGCGCCGGCAAGGACGGCATGGACGAGCTCTTCAACCAGACGCGTGCCGTCTTCGTTGCCGATCCGATCGAGAACAAGAAGTTCACCAAGCGCATCGCCTTCAACGTCATCCCGCACATCGACGTGTTCATGGAAGACGGCTACACGAAGGAAGAGTGGAAGGTTCTGGCCGAGACCAAGAAGATGCTCGACCCGAAGATCAAGGTGACCTGCACCGCGGTTCGCGTCCCCGTCTTCATCGGTCATTCGGAATCGGTCAACATCGAGTTCGAAAACGAGATTACTGCCGACCAGGCCCGCGATATCCTGCGCGACGCCCCAGGCTGCCAGGTCATCGACAAGCATGAAAACGGCGGCTACATCACGCCTTACGAATCCGCCGGCGAAGACGCGACCTACATCTCGCGCATCCGCGAAGATGCGACTGTCGAGAACGGTCTCAACATGTGGGTCGTTTCCGACAACCTGCGCAAGGGCGCCGCTCTGAACGCCATTCAGATCGCCGAACTGCTGGTCAACCGCGGCCTCGTCAAGCCGCGCAAGCAGGCTGCCTGA
- a CDS encoding GGDEF domain-containing protein yields the protein MKFETTNKIILAAILLPFIFMIAEGVLVVRTSFRQYVSLEKDYRFADVLARGGSIAANEILGETVATRQYLTHPGTDNAVSMQQSRARLDEERRKFQMSLPSAGMLDGNLQNELSDLALAYSRIISIRAAVDRGYYAGGDPGYVYWQAALKQLDVVDALSPLIQDPVLLEKSNELMGILLSYYGERLLTFIGTRHLSEHGYSLRSSDLYVQGKMMQAEGMDHMVFHSTSPLVTSITDYMKLPQQVRADAVTDAILTREARPPLEVRNDWAAAQADRIAFLKEKITEATADIHRTGETLAQRSHLHVMLVFVLCGGLLLLAGVVATLATKGLGMISRLTREREVLVGELRSAAQTDLLTGLYNRRGFEAAAAALFEQAKSGSRWISVVLFDLDHFKKINDIHGHDVGDIVLRHVAAVAKHNFRQFDLLVRHGGEEFLALLPDVTPDEAAAVAEAVREAIERAVIILPGGESLVVTASFGCAGRTQAGGGHHFEDLVKRADMALYAAKASGRNCVVAGSLVPQPMARAEAK from the coding sequence ATGAAGTTCGAAACGACCAACAAGATCATTCTCGCGGCTATCCTGCTGCCTTTCATCTTCATGATCGCCGAAGGCGTTCTGGTCGTACGCACGTCGTTCCGCCAGTATGTTTCGCTGGAAAAAGACTATCGTTTCGCTGATGTTCTGGCGCGCGGTGGCTCGATCGCGGCGAACGAGATCCTCGGCGAGACCGTTGCGACCAGGCAGTATCTCACCCATCCCGGTACCGACAATGCGGTCAGCATGCAGCAGAGCCGCGCGCGGCTCGATGAGGAGCGCCGGAAATTCCAGATGAGCCTGCCCTCGGCAGGCATGCTGGATGGCAATCTCCAGAACGAACTCTCCGATCTCGCACTTGCCTATAGCCGTATCATTTCGATCCGCGCCGCTGTCGACCGCGGATACTATGCCGGGGGCGATCCGGGCTATGTCTATTGGCAGGCAGCGCTGAAGCAGCTTGATGTCGTCGATGCGCTATCGCCGCTGATCCAGGATCCCGTCCTGCTGGAAAAATCGAACGAGCTGATGGGTATCCTGCTGAGCTATTACGGTGAGCGGCTGCTGACATTCATCGGCACGCGTCACCTGAGCGAGCACGGCTATTCGCTGCGCTCCAGCGACCTCTATGTGCAGGGCAAGATGATGCAGGCCGAGGGTATGGACCATATGGTCTTCCACTCGACGTCCCCGCTCGTCACGTCGATCACCGATTACATGAAACTGCCGCAGCAGGTTCGTGCCGACGCGGTGACCGATGCGATCCTGACCCGCGAAGCGCGGCCTCCGCTGGAGGTCCGCAACGATTGGGCGGCGGCGCAGGCTGACCGCATTGCTTTCCTCAAGGAGAAGATCACCGAGGCGACTGCGGACATCCATCGCACCGGCGAAACGCTGGCGCAGCGCTCGCATCTGCATGTGATGCTGGTTTTTGTGCTCTGCGGCGGCTTGCTGCTGCTTGCTGGCGTTGTCGCGACATTGGCGACCAAGGGTCTCGGGATGATCTCGCGGCTGACACGGGAGCGTGAGGTTTTGGTCGGTGAGCTTCGCAGTGCGGCGCAGACGGATCTTCTGACCGGGCTTTATAACCGCCGCGGCTTCGAGGCGGCTGCAGCCGCCCTCTTCGAGCAGGCCAAAAGCGGGTCACGATGGATCTCGGTGGTGCTCTTCGATCTCGATCATTTCAAGAAGATCAACGATATCCATGGTCATGACGTCGGCGATATCGTGCTGCGCCACGTTGCGGCTGTCGCCAAGCATAATTTCCGCCAGTTCGATCTGCTGGTGCGCCATGGCGGGGAAGAGTTTCTTGCGCTGCTGCCCGATGTGACGCCGGATGAGGCGGCGGCCGTTGCCGAAGCCGTGCGTGAGGCGATAGAGCGTGCAGTCATCATATTGCCGGGCGGAGAAAGCCTGGTGGTAACCGCGAGCTTCGGCTGCGCCGGTCGCACGCAAGCCGGCGGTGGTCATCATTTCGAAGATCTGGTCAAGCGGGCGGATATGGCGCTCTATGCCGCCAAGGCTTCCGGACGCAATTGCGTCGTGGCGGGCTCACTGGTGCCGCAACCGATGGCACGAGCCGAAGCCAAATGA